The Magnolia sinica isolate HGM2019 chromosome 11, MsV1, whole genome shotgun sequence DNA window ATACATGTgctagatccaagccatccatcagctaGGTCCCACCAATTAGATATCATTACGGAAAATCAATCCAGTCCGCTCAAAAATTGGGCCACAATATGGGAAACAAAACTTGGCCAATCCAATCATTTGTTTCAAACACTACAACCGATCTGATGGTCGGATCGGTTTGATTTTCAGATAGAAAATCTGTACGGTAAGATTCActagatggacagcttagatcttGAACACACGCACATGGCACTTCTCTCTCTAGTGCTTGTAGAGCTCAGGAGAGAGTCGGGGGGTGAATACGAGCTCCAACGGTTCTGATCTGGTGAGAGTAGTCTGTAACGTCTCCGTCATATCCACAGGCCCACCAtctgttgtggcccactcaaagCAATGGATTAGACGAGCGAGTGTCAAGTGAACGGTCGGGAGTGCGAGTGGCATTCCTGGGCAAGATCGACGGCCGTATCCGAACGGCATAAACTCGAAATGCTGGCCCCTAAAGTCCGTGTCCATGTGATCAGTGAGAAATCTCTCTGGCTGGAACTCGTGTGGGTTCGACCACACGTGTGGGTCCCGGTGCAGCCTCCACATATTGACCATCACACGTGTGCCCTTGGGGATATGGTATCCACCAATGTAGCAATCTTGCATGGCCTCGTGCGGGACACCGAGCGGCGATGGCGGGTACAGGCGCAGCGTTTCCTTGATGATGGCATTGAGGTAGACCAGGTTCTTGACATCTGAGTCGTCCACGTGTCGGTCCCTGCCGACGTGGCGGTCCACCTCTTCTTGGGCCTTTACTAACACGTGGCGGTTGTTCATTAGTACAGAGAGGGTCCATATCAGTGCAGAGCTCATAGACTCCGATCCAGCTTCAATAATCATCTGCAGAGAATGACAATACTATTTCAATCAAGTGAATCAGTGGGAGTTAATTAATACTCTGGTGTggtgtgatgcttgatacacaggcacttagaaattgaacACGTAGTATCAAAGTATCCCATGTTTTTGAactgggtggcccacctgaagagttTGAATATCATATATTTTAAGAGCTATGATCAGTTACCATATAAATGGACCACCCTATGATCAACAGGAACCGTTGGATGGGAGGGGGCCCACCGTAGACTGATTTTGACTAGAAACCTCCATGATTTCGTACTCAAATGCATGAAAACAAGGGACGAGGATTGCGTCCCACCCCgcaacgggcaggagctttgagtggccaccgtgatgtatggattttatccacaccgtccatccattttccatatcattttaggatagtagcctaaaactgaggcagatccaagaaagacgtggactacacaatggggattaaactcttaccgttgaaaacttgtcaggggtcacagaagttttcaatcgagcttatatttgtgttttctctgcatccatgtctatgtaactttatgaataggttggatggaaaataaatatcaaggttAGCccaagaaaagtttcaacggtgataaTCAATATCACCgctatttcgtgtggtgtggtccacttgagccttggatctgcctaaattttggtCTTTATTATTAAAACAGTGCATAAAattgcatggacggtgtggataaaacccatacatcatggtggccatcaAAGATCTTGCTCGTTCCCAACAGGAGACGGGCcgggggttggacgcaatccgcgttcgaaAATAAGGACATGCAGAATGGACGTTACAAGAATGGTCTGAACGTCCATTTCTGATCAAGCCCTTGTttgaatggataggatcatccCATCAGGCCACCATGATCATATGCAGATCGAGTCGGCCCCCACAAATAAATCCACACCGTAAACTTACCAGTACTGTGGCCTTGATAATGGTATCAGTATCATAGCTAGGGACCTGGGCACTCTCCAGGATCGACAACAGCACGTCCATGAAATCctgatcattgtggggcccatcagactGCCTCTTCACACGGTGTTCCTCTAGCCAGCTCGATATGATCGTGTCCATCTCACCAGCCGTTCGTTTCATGGCCCACTCATGCCCTTGCAAATCCATCCACTTAAGGAACGGAAGCGCATCGGACGGTACAAATACCCCACCAAGATAAGATACTTGTTGCATCACTCGCCGCACACGAACGGCCTCATCATCACCGTCGATTGTACCAAAGAAGCGTTTGCCGATGATCATCTTGGCCAGGATGCTGAATGCGAGACCATACAACCACTTCTTCATGTCCATCTTAACTGGCCGTTGATCATTCTCAATCCACAACCCATACAATCCATCCATGCACGTGCTGATCTCGGTGGCCCGGACGTGCATGAGCGATTTGAGCCGTTGGTTCGACAAAAGCTGAGATGTGGCGATCTTACGGACCTCACGCCAGTACGGCCCATACGTCGCGAATCCAAACATGGCGTAGTTGTAGCTCATATGATCACCGAACGCACTCTTGGGGCGGGCCGAGAGGGCCTGATCGTTGGTTGTGAAGCACTCTTTTGCTACATCTCTACCGTTCACGATAAGTGTACGGTGTGATCCGAACCGTAGCATGAATACTGTGCCATACTTATCAGCCATGGATCCAAGTGTTCGATGGAGGGGATCGGGCCCCGCCAGCTGAAGGAGGTGGCCCACTATGGGAAGGCCACCGGACGGCTCTGGTGGCTTGTGGGCATTGCTCTTCTTGTTTTTTGGCCTTGATAGCCATAGAATATAGAAGAGAGCTAATGCAAAAAGGCTAGATATTGCTTGCAATTGGAGAAGTGAATCCATAGCTATGAGTTGGAGAATCTTGTGTTGTGATATTCCATGCAAAGGAATGCACCGGTATTTATAGAGTGGAGCGATGGtacattctctctttttttaatttaaaaagtcATGGTCAGATGTTGGGGTTCTATGGGAAGGGGATTGCGTGCAACTCCGCCTGAATGGAAACGGTCCAACGgaggctttgtggggcctacca harbors:
- the LOC131219136 gene encoding cytochrome P450 CYP82D47-like translates to MDSLLQLQAISSLFALALFYILWLSRPKNKKSNAHKPPEPSGGLPIVGHLLQLAGPDPLHRTLGSMADKYGTVFMLRFGSHRTLIVNGRDVAKECFTTNDQALSARPKSAFGDHMSYNYAMFGFATYGPYWREVRKIATSQLLSNQRLKSLMHVRATEISTCMDGLYGLWIENDQRPVKMDMKKWLYGLAFSILAKMIIGKRFFGTIDGDDEAVRVRRVMQQVSYLGGVFVPSDALPFLKWMDLQGHEWAMKRTAGEMDTIISSWLEEHRVKRQSDGPHNDQDFMDVLLSILESAQVPSYDTDTIIKATVLMIIEAGSESMSSALIWTLSVLMNNRHVLVKAQEEVDRHVGRDRHVDDSDVKNLVYLNAIIKETLRLYPPSPLGVPHEAMQDCYIGGYHIPKGTRVMVNMWRLHRDPHVWSNPHEFQPERFLTDHMDTDFRGQHFEFMPFGYGRRSCPGMPLALPTVHLTLARLIHCFEWATTDGGPVDMTETLQTTLTRSEPLELVFTPRLSPELYKH